Proteins encoded in a region of the Stieleria neptunia genome:
- a CDS encoding WD40 domain-containing protein produces MMRDRSLPIVLMLCFLAPTAVAEQTDPNEPLSYARDIAPILQRNCVACHRAKQAEGGLSLETHQAIQAGGDSGSLLVAKQPDSSVLYLRASDDDDPMPPDDNTVGAKRLTAEELALLRTWINQGAILDGQVDDDEIAWQPIPESVRNSYSIAVAPDNRMIAIGHANRVELRDAHSGQHLGNLIDESLPQSGVADFDVVQAIAFSPWADRIATGGYRTVRIWKRQSTEPSVPLALRHASGPTTVSPDRAAVAVVNAIGDVEIRTTASQELRVTLPSLGPVAGIAWSHPEQLVVGYESGDIGIYGAHDGTSIRRMKLDHAIATVAQSSDGNFVASLGTNGQVRLFNGDQPHPSQIVDALNDATSIAFSAPGTLVVGTASGVCKLIDPAADKVVRELAHGSSVPALAIDKAGKTLVTGGSDGIAKRWNTEDGKLLQTFLGDSQSQLRIASLDRDVKREQSWLQTLEGKTKELNQLLEKEEAALAKVTEAREKAVKELDEKAKQRDDTAKMIAGTEQTIVDAQAKIDTSTRAAADAESLIAKNQAQMESLKTELQPLEKQSATAVSQVQLAQAKVDEANRMLAAAKQSAELLAKQVEAKKTQLASVTQTSAAAGETLAKSKAAAAEAAKQLESAKATLTKQRESLAAVEKEVEKKQADAAEREQALVTAQKTRDRASANLPEHQETLRQRNNHLADLKHHHANLVDRQNQSPAISSIALSDDEASLAVVDVEGGVRTFQLTDATPLERFQLSDATGSNVFADAYFLDQHQLVVHRHSGPPLTIDSRQRWVLERTIGGLESDLISDRVTSLDFRGDGQSIAIGSGTPSRQGQVLIVATSNGDVLRQFDDLHSDSVLCVRFSPDGRLLATASADKTIRLLDVQTEEVVGALDGHTHHVLSVAWKRDGRLIASGSADGTIKTWDVETGQQKRTIGGFPDEVTAVEFLGDSTRVASSCADGQLRIHETNNGGSVAAAAAPGDFLFTLGISADASGVFATGQTGTVHVWQTEGLKPAGQW; encoded by the coding sequence ATGATGCGTGACCGATCGCTTCCCATCGTCTTGATGCTCTGCTTCCTTGCACCCACCGCGGTGGCCGAGCAAACCGATCCGAACGAGCCGCTCAGCTACGCCCGTGACATTGCACCGATCTTGCAACGCAACTGCGTCGCCTGTCACCGCGCCAAACAAGCCGAGGGTGGGCTGTCGCTGGAGACACACCAGGCGATCCAGGCCGGCGGCGACAGCGGATCGTTGCTCGTTGCCAAGCAGCCCGACTCGAGCGTGCTGTATCTGCGGGCGAGCGATGACGACGATCCGATGCCACCGGACGACAACACGGTGGGCGCCAAACGGTTGACGGCAGAGGAACTCGCGTTGCTGCGGACCTGGATCAACCAGGGCGCGATCCTGGACGGGCAGGTCGACGACGATGAGATCGCTTGGCAACCCATCCCCGAATCGGTTCGCAACAGTTATTCGATCGCCGTTGCACCGGACAACCGCATGATCGCGATCGGGCACGCCAATCGGGTCGAACTGCGCGACGCGCATTCCGGTCAACACCTAGGAAATTTGATCGACGAAAGCCTGCCCCAATCCGGCGTCGCAGACTTTGACGTCGTCCAGGCCATCGCATTTTCCCCGTGGGCCGATCGGATTGCCACCGGCGGCTACCGAACCGTTCGCATCTGGAAACGACAATCGACCGAGCCCTCCGTTCCGCTCGCCCTTCGCCACGCGTCGGGGCCCACCACCGTCAGCCCCGACCGGGCTGCGGTCGCGGTGGTCAATGCCATCGGTGACGTCGAAATCCGGACGACGGCTTCCCAGGAATTGCGGGTCACCCTCCCCAGTCTTGGACCGGTCGCCGGGATCGCCTGGTCGCACCCCGAACAATTGGTGGTGGGATACGAAAGCGGAGACATCGGCATTTATGGTGCTCACGACGGAACGTCCATCCGACGCATGAAGCTGGACCATGCCATCGCAACGGTCGCGCAGAGCAGCGACGGAAACTTTGTCGCCTCGCTCGGCACGAACGGTCAAGTCCGGCTGTTTAACGGCGACCAACCGCATCCCTCGCAAATCGTCGACGCGCTCAACGACGCCACCTCGATCGCGTTTTCCGCTCCCGGCACGTTGGTCGTTGGCACCGCGTCGGGCGTTTGCAAACTGATCGATCCGGCAGCTGACAAAGTGGTGCGTGAACTTGCTCATGGATCAAGTGTTCCAGCGCTCGCCATCGACAAAGCGGGAAAGACCCTCGTGACCGGTGGCAGCGATGGGATTGCAAAACGATGGAACACCGAAGACGGAAAGCTGTTGCAAACGTTTCTCGGCGACAGCCAATCACAGCTTCGGATCGCCTCGCTGGACCGGGACGTCAAACGCGAACAGTCGTGGCTGCAAACGTTGGAGGGCAAGACGAAGGAACTCAATCAGTTGCTCGAAAAAGAGGAAGCGGCGCTGGCGAAAGTGACCGAGGCTCGGGAAAAAGCCGTCAAGGAACTCGATGAAAAAGCCAAACAGCGTGACGACACGGCCAAAATGATTGCGGGCACCGAACAAACCATCGTCGACGCCCAAGCGAAGATCGACACATCGACGCGGGCCGCCGCGGATGCGGAGTCCTTGATCGCCAAGAACCAGGCTCAAATGGAGTCGTTGAAGACCGAGTTGCAACCGTTAGAAAAACAGTCCGCGACCGCCGTCTCGCAAGTGCAACTGGCCCAGGCAAAAGTCGATGAAGCCAATCGAATGCTGGCCGCTGCGAAACAGTCGGCCGAGCTTCTGGCAAAGCAAGTGGAGGCGAAGAAAACACAACTGGCGAGCGTCACCCAAACCAGTGCGGCCGCTGGTGAAACCCTGGCGAAATCCAAAGCCGCGGCGGCTGAAGCGGCCAAGCAACTCGAATCCGCCAAAGCAACACTCACCAAACAGCGCGAGTCCCTTGCCGCGGTGGAGAAAGAGGTTGAAAAGAAGCAGGCCGACGCAGCCGAACGCGAACAAGCACTGGTGACGGCGCAAAAAACGCGTGATCGTGCGTCTGCGAATCTGCCCGAGCACCAAGAGACCCTGCGGCAGCGAAACAATCACCTGGCGGATCTAAAACATCACCACGCCAACCTCGTGGATCGCCAAAATCAATCGCCGGCGATCTCATCGATCGCGTTGTCCGACGACGAGGCGTCGCTCGCCGTGGTCGATGTCGAAGGCGGCGTGCGGACGTTTCAATTGACTGATGCGACGCCGCTGGAACGATTCCAGCTTTCCGACGCCACAGGCTCCAACGTTTTCGCCGACGCCTACTTCCTGGATCAACACCAGCTGGTCGTCCATCGTCACAGCGGACCTCCCCTGACGATTGATTCACGGCAGCGGTGGGTTCTCGAGCGGACGATCGGTGGGCTTGAGTCCGACCTGATCTCCGACCGCGTGACGTCACTGGATTTTCGCGGCGACGGGCAATCGATCGCGATCGGCAGCGGGACGCCCAGCCGTCAAGGACAGGTCTTGATCGTCGCCACGTCCAACGGCGACGTGTTGCGTCAGTTTGACGATCTGCACAGCGATTCGGTGTTGTGTGTTCGCTTTTCACCCGACGGCCGACTGCTCGCGACCGCTTCGGCCGACAAGACCATCCGTTTGTTGGACGTGCAGACCGAAGAGGTCGTCGGTGCGCTCGATGGACACACCCATCATGTCCTGTCGGTCGCCTGGAAACGCGACGGTCGACTGATCGCCAGCGGAAGCGCTGACGGAACGATCAAGACATGGGACGTGGAAACCGGCCAACAAAAACGCACCATCGGCGGATTCCCCGATGAAGTCACCGCAGTGGAGTTTTTGGGCGACAGCACACGCGTAGCCAGCAGCTGCGCCGACGGACAATTGCGGATTCACGAAACCAACAACGGCGGGTCGGTCGCGGCGGCCGCGGCCCCGGGCGATTTCCTGTTCACACTCGGAATCAGCGCCGACGCCAGCGGCGTGTTTGCCACCGGCCAAACCGGCACCGTGCACGTCTGGCAAACCGAAGGGTTAAAACCCGCCGGACAGTGGTAG
- a CDS encoding Gfo/Idh/MocA family protein → MTSPQNPKPSRVSRRTFHRAAAATFGAAAGFHFFPALADKKLEKPTLAAIGAGGKGLSDINGAAKAGFQVVSLVDVVDARRLGNPPGDRKAVSRLKKLSGVREQYDDASFYRDYREMLADTGDKVDAVTVSTPDHHHFHASAMAMLAGKHVYCQKPLTHGIWEARMLSELAAKTGAKTQMGNQAHANDHMRRCVELVRAGIVGKVREIHAWTNRPIWPQGFAKPPEKEPVPDAIDWQQWCGPAPFVDYSSRIAPFAWRGWWDYGTGALGDMACHIMDMGFWAMDAKSARSVRATQAGATDLSPPINSVLKWEFDATPYSAKDGFAFHWYDGYIDAKFDRQSWQLIKNGDEYNHPDKEVLGDVDFSRYGSVIIGDAGKLFFNRARNNWVLETGASIDRFDWPDESLPRANQQNSYVEWMDAVTGNIDQAQSHFGHSGPMTEMILLGVIAQRNPDETLQWDSQSMTIRGRDDLSNLVRRDYRQGWESPV, encoded by the coding sequence ATGACGTCGCCACAGAATCCCAAGCCCTCGCGTGTCTCTCGGCGGACGTTTCATCGGGCCGCGGCGGCGACGTTCGGGGCCGCCGCCGGCTTTCACTTCTTTCCCGCGTTGGCGGACAAGAAACTTGAGAAACCGACGCTGGCGGCGATCGGCGCCGGCGGCAAGGGGCTGTCGGATATCAACGGTGCGGCCAAGGCCGGATTCCAAGTCGTCTCGCTGGTGGACGTCGTCGATGCCCGACGACTCGGTAATCCGCCAGGTGACCGCAAAGCCGTCTCGCGTTTGAAGAAACTCTCCGGCGTGCGCGAGCAATACGACGATGCCTCGTTTTACCGCGACTACCGCGAGATGTTGGCCGACACGGGCGACAAGGTCGACGCCGTGACCGTCTCGACACCCGACCATCACCACTTCCACGCCTCCGCGATGGCGATGCTGGCGGGGAAACATGTCTATTGCCAAAAACCCTTGACGCATGGGATTTGGGAGGCGCGGATGCTCAGCGAACTCGCCGCCAAAACCGGCGCCAAGACGCAAATGGGCAATCAGGCCCACGCCAACGACCACATGCGACGCTGCGTCGAACTGGTCCGCGCAGGAATCGTCGGCAAGGTCCGAGAAATCCATGCCTGGACCAACCGACCGATCTGGCCGCAAGGCTTTGCCAAACCGCCTGAAAAAGAACCCGTTCCCGATGCGATCGATTGGCAACAATGGTGCGGACCGGCCCCGTTTGTCGATTACAGTTCACGCATCGCGCCCTTCGCGTGGCGCGGTTGGTGGGATTATGGAACCGGCGCCCTTGGCGACATGGCCTGCCACATCATGGACATGGGTTTCTGGGCCATGGATGCCAAATCGGCGCGCAGTGTTCGTGCCACCCAAGCCGGCGCGACCGATCTGTCCCCGCCGATCAACTCGGTCTTGAAATGGGAATTCGATGCGACGCCTTATTCCGCCAAAGACGGATTCGCGTTTCACTGGTACGACGGCTACATCGATGCCAAATTTGATCGCCAGAGTTGGCAATTGATCAAGAACGGTGACGAGTACAACCATCCCGACAAAGAGGTCTTGGGGGACGTCGATTTTTCACGCTATGGAAGCGTGATCATCGGAGACGCCGGCAAACTGTTCTTCAATCGAGCACGCAACAATTGGGTGTTGGAAACGGGCGCGTCGATCGACCGGTTCGATTGGCCAGACGAATCGCTGCCGCGTGCCAACCAACAAAACAGCTACGTCGAATGGATGGACGCGGTGACCGGCAATATCGATCAAGCCCAATCGCACTTCGGCCACTCCGGCCCCATGACCGAGATGATCTTGTTAGGCGTCATCGCCCAGCGCAATCCCGATGAAACGCTGCAGTGGGATTCCCAATCGATGACCATCCGGGGACGCGATGACCTGAGCAACTTGGTCCGCCGCGATTATCGCCAGGGCTGGGAGTCACCGGTCTAG
- a CDS encoding GNAT family N-acetyltransferase has product METLIRLAEESDATAICDIYNHYVRTSTCTFHTEPESIPDRLAWLRAHGERHPVTVYCVDGTVVGWASLSQWHPRPAYSETAEVSFYIDNQWHRRGIGRALLTDLIERASALGFHVLIGGVCTEHLASMELQKSLGFTEVARFTEVGRKFDRWLDVAYFQLTLRT; this is encoded by the coding sequence ATGGAGACCTTGATCAGGCTCGCCGAGGAATCCGACGCGACCGCCATTTGCGACATCTACAATCACTACGTTCGCACTTCCACGTGCACGTTTCACACCGAACCTGAATCGATCCCGGATCGGCTCGCCTGGCTGAGGGCACATGGCGAGCGGCATCCGGTGACGGTTTATTGCGTCGACGGGACCGTCGTCGGTTGGGCTTCGCTGAGCCAGTGGCATCCCCGTCCGGCCTATTCCGAAACCGCCGAGGTTTCCTTTTATATCGACAACCAGTGGCATCGACGTGGGATCGGACGCGCGCTGTTGACCGATCTGATCGAACGAGCGTCAGCACTCGGGTTTCATGTCTTGATCGGTGGGGTCTGCACCGAACACCTCGCCAGCATGGAACTTCAAAAGTCGCTCGGCTTTACCGAGGTCGCCCGGTTCACCGAAGTCGGTCGCAAATTTGATCGCTGGTTGGATGTCGCTTACTTTCAATTGACCCTGCGTACCTGA
- a CDS encoding DUF1559 domain-containing protein, which yields MTHASPRRSAFTLVELLVVIAIIGILVGLLLPAVQAAREAARRMSCQNNLKQLALGLHNYEATFKVFPSGYLHKPGPQGTPMRPANHMGLAWGAAMLPQLEQGQVAVLFDYNRPVWAPENQQARELPLEVFLCPSDTYSADAFVIRDESSDPIEQYAAASYAANWGPADPSTNLDDTPTASRGVFYRNSRTRVAAIVDGLSNTLAFGERHNGPIPLSQTTAGGHSSFENAWSAAVRDIDELDDDHGHMVLFETQFRPNQKDGDDKGLAAPHVGLCQFALCDGSVRAITENIDAELYDALATRHGNEIVGEF from the coding sequence ATGACTCACGCCTCGCCCCGCCGGTCCGCCTTTACCCTTGTCGAATTACTGGTCGTGATCGCGATTATCGGGATCCTGGTCGGGTTGTTGCTGCCGGCGGTCCAGGCGGCGCGGGAAGCCGCCCGTCGAATGTCTTGTCAGAACAATCTGAAACAGCTGGCCCTTGGGCTTCACAATTACGAAGCGACGTTCAAAGTGTTTCCATCGGGCTACTTGCACAAGCCCGGTCCCCAGGGAACTCCCATGCGGCCGGCCAACCACATGGGACTGGCTTGGGGAGCGGCGATGTTGCCACAGCTTGAACAAGGGCAAGTCGCGGTGTTGTTTGATTACAACCGGCCGGTTTGGGCGCCGGAAAATCAGCAGGCACGCGAGCTTCCGTTAGAAGTTTTCTTGTGCCCCAGCGATACGTATTCCGCGGATGCCTTTGTGATTCGCGACGAGTCGTCCGACCCGATCGAGCAGTACGCGGCGGCCAGTTATGCGGCCAACTGGGGACCCGCCGACCCGTCGACGAACTTGGACGACACCCCGACCGCAAGCCGAGGCGTGTTTTATCGCAACAGTCGGACGCGGGTCGCGGCGATCGTTGATGGGCTGTCCAACACCCTGGCGTTCGGCGAGCGGCACAACGGACCGATCCCGTTGAGCCAAACCACCGCCGGCGGGCACAGTTCATTTGAGAACGCGTGGAGTGCGGCGGTTCGCGATATCGACGAACTGGACGACGACCACGGACACATGGTGCTGTTTGAAACCCAATTTCGACCGAACCAGAAAGACGGCGATGACAAAGGTCTCGCCGCTCCCCACGTGGGGCTCTGCCAGTTCGCCCTTTGCGACGGTTCCGTCCGCGCGATCACCGAGAACATCGACGCCGAACTCTACGACGCCCTGGCGACACGTCACGGCAACGAGATTGTCGGAGAATTTTAG
- a CDS encoding DMT family transporter — MLEDSYHLLFPLAASVLFACGLLFLKRATLEGANPWTVSLVANLWAATLFSGFWFLESEPVNVWLLWQPALVAVFYISGQMGTFFAITHGDVSIAAPLFGIKVLLVAILATLIGGQSLPAAIWLAATLATVGIALVQWTGSGTHSRIGYTILSAMAASTSFSIFDVLVQRFCASPIAAWSTGRFLPIMFWFVAGFSTVFLVGFQREKFALPAVRRSLLIGGLLIGLQALCIVFTLSAFGDAPRVNVVYSMRGIWGVLLAWGAALIWGGSEADLSRKKMVFRLGGALLITISVVIAILFG; from the coding sequence GTGCTCGAAGACTCGTACCACCTGCTGTTTCCTCTCGCCGCCAGCGTTCTATTCGCTTGTGGCCTGCTTTTTTTGAAACGGGCAACCCTCGAAGGGGCGAATCCGTGGACGGTGTCGTTGGTCGCCAATCTGTGGGCGGCGACGCTGTTTTCGGGGTTTTGGTTTCTCGAGAGCGAACCGGTCAACGTCTGGCTGCTCTGGCAACCGGCGCTGGTGGCGGTATTTTACATCAGCGGTCAGATGGGGACGTTTTTTGCGATCACGCACGGCGACGTCTCGATCGCGGCCCCGCTGTTCGGTATTAAAGTGTTGCTGGTGGCGATTCTGGCGACGTTGATCGGTGGCCAAAGTCTGCCTGCGGCGATTTGGTTGGCGGCCACGCTGGCGACCGTCGGCATCGCACTGGTTCAGTGGACGGGGTCGGGTACCCACAGCCGCATCGGCTACACGATTCTGAGCGCGATGGCTGCCAGCACGTCGTTTTCGATCTTTGACGTTTTGGTCCAGCGGTTTTGCGCTTCGCCGATTGCGGCGTGGTCCACGGGACGTTTTTTGCCGATCATGTTCTGGTTCGTCGCCGGCTTCTCCACCGTCTTTTTGGTCGGCTTCCAGCGGGAAAAATTTGCGCTCCCCGCGGTCCGGCGTTCCCTGCTGATCGGCGGATTGCTGATCGGTTTACAGGCGCTCTGCATCGTCTTCACTCTGTCCGCCTTCGGGGACGCACCGCGGGTGAACGTGGTTTATTCGATGCGGGGCATCTGGGGCGTCCTACTTGCCTGGGGGGCGGCGTTGATCTGGGGCGGCAGCGAAGCTGATTTATCACGAAAAAAGATGGTCTTTCGTCTCGGCGGCGCCCTGTTGATCACGATTTCGGTCGTGATCGCGATTCTGTTTGGATAA
- a CDS encoding galactitol-1-phosphate 5-dehydrogenase has product MKAMLLTEYKHLEVTEVDNPTVGPKDLLVQVKACGICGSDIHGYDGSSGRRIPPLVMGHEASGVVAEIGSEVTGFAVGDHVTFDSTVSCGDCFHCRRGEINLCDNRTVLGVSCGEYRRHGAFAELVSVPQHICYRLPEEMPFEHAALIEAVSVAVHAANRTPVQLGDTAVVVGSGMIGLLTIQAIRLAGCAKVIAVDLDQDRLDAALSLGADVALKADEVDVAEEVRKLTAGRGADVALEVVGASATIDTAIACLRKGGSITLVGNLAPRVEVPLQAIVTRELNVFGTCASCGEYPACIELMRSGAIQVAPLITATATLEEGPEWFSRLYAGEKGAMKVVIQPGVSA; this is encoded by the coding sequence ATGAAAGCGATGTTGTTGACCGAGTACAAACACCTGGAAGTCACCGAAGTGGACAACCCCACGGTCGGCCCGAAAGATCTGCTGGTTCAAGTGAAAGCGTGTGGCATCTGCGGCAGCGACATCCACGGGTACGACGGCAGCAGCGGGCGTCGAATTCCGCCCTTGGTGATGGGGCACGAAGCGTCCGGAGTCGTTGCCGAAATCGGCAGCGAAGTGACCGGTTTTGCCGTCGGCGATCACGTGACCTTCGATTCCACCGTTTCCTGTGGCGATTGTTTTCACTGCCGCCGCGGCGAAATCAACCTGTGCGACAACCGCACCGTCCTGGGCGTCTCGTGTGGCGAGTATCGTCGTCACGGTGCGTTCGCCGAACTGGTCTCGGTGCCCCAACACATCTGTTACCGATTGCCCGAAGAGATGCCGTTCGAACACGCCGCCTTGATCGAAGCGGTCTCGGTGGCCGTGCACGCGGCCAACCGAACGCCGGTCCAACTGGGTGATACGGCGGTGGTCGTCGGCAGCGGCATGATCGGATTGTTGACCATCCAAGCGATCCGACTGGCCGGATGCGCCAAAGTGATCGCGGTGGATTTGGACCAGGACCGCCTGGACGCGGCATTGTCGCTGGGGGCCGACGTGGCGCTCAAGGCCGACGAGGTCGATGTCGCCGAAGAGGTTCGAAAACTGACCGCCGGCCGCGGCGCCGATGTGGCGTTGGAAGTCGTCGGCGCCAGCGCCACGATCGACACCGCCATCGCCTGCCTGCGCAAGGGCGGCTCGATCACGCTGGTCGGAAACCTGGCGCCGCGCGTCGAAGTCCCCCTGCAAGCGATCGTCACCCGAGAATTAAACGTTTTTGGTACATGCGCCTCGTGCGGCGAGTACCCTGCGTGCATCGAATTGATGCGGAGCGGCGCCATTCAGGTCGCACCGCTGATTACCGCGACGGCAACACTCGAAGAAGGCCCCGAATGGTTCTCACGTCTTTATGCCGGTGAGAAAGGTGCGATGAAGGTGGTCATTCAACCGGGCGTGTCGGCGTAG